A stretch of Natronobacterium texcoconense DNA encodes these proteins:
- a CDS encoding S8 family serine peptidase — MTGSSGASSTFVTLSLCLLLVCSSVAVGLGASSAGAVAGDRSDTVDDATLEIDDELEEASGSVEIVVRLEEPPLADATVSDETEAYLEGHAAETQEPLLEYVDETPGASVHEEFWVTNAVVLEVDLGRVDLEAFAQFDDVEAVHENFEVPLPEVPDEQVTTLSADALNHSSEPTADESVKPTTGIDTLNAPFVWDDYDVRGEGVRVAVLDTGIDPTHPDLDLYTEDPSDPTYPGGWAEFDGSGERVEGSTPHDVEGHGTHVSGTVAGGNDSGIAVGVAPEAELLHGQVLGENGGSFAQIVAGLEWALEADADVINLSLGADGAHPELVDPVRNAAESDTVVVGAVGNDGPGTSGSPGNVYETLGVGAVDDDGAVASFSGGERLERSNWTTDWGGAPADWPDSYVVPDVVAPGVAVESTAPGGEYARLPGTSMATPHVSGTVALLLSLEPNATSEEVTTAVTDTTWKPDGESAERDVRYGDGIVDAEAAVDHLLEEVDSGDSSAVMTESDGTATNGTAIEAGNESVEEAAVDATPGFGSLGAAVAFVSVLCFGRFLTSDGSR, encoded by the coding sequence ATGACCGGTTCTTCTGGAGCCTCGTCAACGTTCGTAACGCTCTCTCTGTGTCTCCTTCTCGTCTGCTCGTCCGTCGCGGTCGGTCTCGGTGCTTCGTCCGCCGGTGCGGTTGCTGGCGATCGCTCCGATACCGTCGACGACGCGACCCTCGAAATCGACGACGAACTCGAGGAAGCGAGCGGGTCGGTCGAAATCGTCGTCCGCCTCGAGGAACCACCTCTCGCGGACGCGACGGTCAGTGACGAGACCGAAGCATACCTCGAGGGCCACGCGGCAGAGACCCAGGAACCGCTACTCGAGTACGTCGACGAAACTCCCGGCGCAAGTGTTCACGAGGAGTTCTGGGTGACAAACGCCGTGGTACTCGAGGTCGATCTCGGCCGGGTCGACCTCGAGGCCTTCGCACAGTTCGACGACGTCGAGGCCGTTCACGAGAACTTCGAGGTGCCGCTCCCGGAGGTGCCGGACGAACAGGTGACGACGCTCTCGGCCGACGCGCTGAACCACTCGAGCGAGCCGACGGCCGACGAGTCCGTGAAACCAACTACGGGAATAGACACACTGAACGCCCCGTTCGTCTGGGACGACTACGACGTTCGAGGCGAGGGCGTCCGGGTCGCAGTACTCGACACCGGCATCGATCCGACGCATCCGGACCTCGACCTGTATACGGAGGACCCCTCGGATCCGACGTATCCGGGCGGCTGGGCGGAGTTCGACGGGAGCGGCGAACGGGTCGAGGGATCGACGCCACACGACGTCGAGGGGCACGGAACACACGTCAGCGGCACCGTCGCCGGCGGCAACGACTCCGGTATCGCCGTCGGCGTCGCCCCGGAAGCGGAGTTGCTACACGGGCAGGTCCTCGGCGAGAATGGCGGCTCGTTCGCCCAGATCGTCGCCGGACTCGAGTGGGCACTCGAGGCGGACGCGGACGTCATCAACCTGAGTCTCGGTGCCGACGGAGCGCATCCGGAACTCGTCGATCCCGTCCGCAACGCCGCGGAAAGCGACACGGTCGTCGTCGGCGCCGTCGGCAACGACGGCCCCGGGACGTCGGGATCGCCCGGGAACGTCTACGAGACCCTCGGCGTCGGCGCTGTCGACGACGACGGGGCGGTCGCTTCCTTCTCCGGTGGAGAACGCCTCGAGCGGTCGAACTGGACCACCGACTGGGGAGGTGCGCCTGCGGACTGGCCGGATTCCTACGTCGTCCCCGACGTCGTCGCACCGGGCGTCGCCGTCGAAAGCACTGCTCCCGGCGGCGAGTACGCCCGGCTGCCCGGTACGTCGATGGCGACGCCCCACGTCAGCGGCACGGTCGCGCTGTTGCTCTCGCTCGAGCCGAATGCCACGTCCGAAGAGGTGACGACTGCGGTGACTGATACGACCTGGAAGCCCGACGGCGAGTCGGCCGAACGGGACGTCCGATACGGTGACGGAATCGTCGACGCCGAGGCAGCGGTCGACCACCTGCTCGAGGAAGTCGATTCGGGCGACTCGAGTGCGGTGATGACCGAATCCGACGGGACAGCAACGAACGGAACGGCGATCGAGGCCGGCAATGAGAGCGTCGAGGAGGCGGCAGTGGACGCGACGCCCGGGTTCGGTTCGCTCGGGGCGGCGGTCGCGTTCGTTTCGGTGCTCTGTTTCGGACGGTTCCTGACGAGCGATGGAAGCCGCTGA
- a CDS encoding FKBP-type peptidyl-prolyl cis-trans isomerase: MTEEEEAELDEQAEDADEAATDGLQEGDFVEIEYTAYTADGDQLVDTTDPDVAEEEGVDDQGQEFKPRTIVLGEGHIFEDVEDELVGGEAGDEGTVTVPAEEAFGEYDPENVETVSAEKIDEDDRYPGANVQVDGRQGYISTIIGGRARVDFNHPLAGEDVEYEYEIVDAVDDREKQAAGLFEMMLGMEPELWIETDEVEEEVPVEPDDEDDEDAEPEFETEVVEKETLYLEATPQMTMNQQWMMGKQQIGQQVIDQVGVDRVIVQEVIDGMGGMGMPGMMGGMGGAGGGDIEDALEDADVDADEIVEELEGAEE, encoded by the coding sequence ATGACCGAGGAAGAAGAGGCCGAACTCGATGAGCAGGCCGAAGACGCCGACGAAGCCGCCACGGACGGGCTTCAGGAAGGCGACTTCGTGGAGATAGAGTACACCGCCTACACCGCGGACGGCGACCAGCTGGTCGACACGACCGACCCCGACGTCGCCGAAGAGGAAGGCGTCGACGACCAGGGCCAGGAGTTCAAGCCCCGCACGATCGTTCTCGGAGAGGGCCACATCTTCGAGGACGTCGAGGACGAACTCGTCGGCGGCGAAGCCGGCGACGAGGGCACCGTCACCGTCCCCGCCGAGGAAGCCTTCGGCGAGTACGACCCCGAGAACGTCGAGACCGTCAGCGCAGAGAAAATCGACGAAGACGACCGCTACCCCGGCGCGAACGTCCAGGTCGACGGTCGGCAGGGCTACATCAGCACGATCATCGGCGGCCGCGCACGCGTCGACTTCAACCACCCGCTGGCCGGTGAAGACGTCGAGTACGAGTACGAGATCGTCGACGCCGTCGACGACCGCGAAAAGCAGGCTGCCGGCCTGTTCGAGATGATGCTCGGCATGGAGCCAGAACTCTGGATCGAGACCGACGAGGTCGAAGAGGAGGTCCCCGTCGAACCCGACGACGAAGACGACGAGGACGCCGAACCCGAGTTCGAGACCGAAGTCGTCGAGAAGGAGACGCTCTACCTCGAGGCCACGCCTCAGATGACGATGAACCAGCAGTGGATGATGGGCAAACAGCAGATCGGCCAGCAGGTCATCGACCAGGTTGGCGTCGACCGCGTCATCGTCCAGGAAGTCATCGACGGCATGGGCGGCATGGGCATGCCCGGCATGATGGGCGGTATGGGCGGCGCTGGCGGCGGCGACATCGAGGACGCTCTCGAGGACGCCGACGTCGACGCCGACGAGATCGTCGAAGAACTCGAAGGCGCCGAAGAGTAA
- the cyaB gene encoding class IV adenylate cyclase yields the protein MYEVELKVSADLERVRDRLETLEATPQGGVVQVDTYYDAPHRSFPETDEALRIRSERPDTDESDDAQTRITYKGPLVDDESKTREEVETAVGDEEKMDAVLTNLGFEPAATVRKVRERFTIDGANGYELTVTLDSVDDVGEYVEVETEVERERDLESARNAAATVLEELDLDPDEQIRTSYLGLLLES from the coding sequence ATGTACGAGGTCGAACTGAAGGTATCTGCGGACCTCGAGCGCGTCCGCGACCGTCTGGAGACGCTCGAGGCGACGCCACAGGGTGGGGTCGTCCAGGTCGATACGTATTACGACGCACCCCACCGGTCGTTCCCGGAGACCGACGAGGCATTACGGATTCGGTCGGAACGGCCGGATACCGACGAAAGCGACGACGCCCAGACTCGGATCACGTACAAGGGACCGCTCGTCGACGACGAGTCCAAGACTCGCGAGGAAGTCGAGACCGCGGTCGGCGACGAGGAGAAGATGGACGCCGTGTTGACGAACCTGGGATTCGAGCCGGCGGCGACGGTCCGGAAGGTCCGCGAGCGGTTCACGATCGACGGTGCGAACGGCTACGAACTAACCGTCACGCTCGACAGCGTCGACGACGTCGGCGAGTACGTCGAAGTCGAAACCGAGGTCGAACGCGAGCGCGACCTCGAGTCCGCACGGAACGCTGCCGCCACGGTCCTCGAGGAACTCGATCTCGACCCCGACGAGCAGATTCGGACCTCGTATCTCGGCTTGTTGCTCGAATCGTAA
- the coxB gene encoding cytochrome c oxidase subunit II, whose amino-acid sequence MEVLPRTRVDVFENIFLVFLGLGTLVGIVVVAYTLYNAYKYRDTEERDDGEDLPSVGELPTGGKGGKKLFLSFGLSAIIVISLVIWTYSMLLYVEDPGLDNPSEEALEVDVEGFAFDWNYYYDNGLETSSVGSGDGMVIPADTPIMIDVTSTDVWHTFGISELRVKADAIPGESDETWFVAEEPGTYTAECFELCGPGHSDMESPVEVMSQDEYDQWVDDQLTMTITLEDEGEERITDGFELALEHQDNDEFDEDYSFTYSDDEFENGSITIDEIEQGGPYDVAITFEDDEYEDIEDTISFTEPVDETYTVEGPEDDDEDEEADDENNDTDDDEETNDDTTDEDGGDDE is encoded by the coding sequence ATGGAGGTGCTTCCGAGGACGCGCGTAGACGTGTTCGAGAACATTTTCCTCGTATTTCTCGGACTCGGTACGCTCGTCGGAATCGTCGTTGTCGCGTATACTCTGTACAACGCGTACAAGTATCGCGATACGGAGGAACGTGACGACGGCGAGGACCTCCCATCTGTCGGGGAACTACCGACTGGCGGAAAGGGTGGAAAGAAACTGTTCCTGTCGTTTGGCCTGAGTGCTATCATCGTCATCTCGCTGGTTATCTGGACGTACTCGATGCTGTTGTACGTCGAGGATCCGGGTCTCGACAACCCAAGCGAGGAGGCACTCGAGGTCGACGTAGAAGGATTTGCGTTCGACTGGAACTACTACTACGACAACGGCCTCGAGACGTCGTCCGTCGGCAGCGGTGATGGAATGGTCATTCCGGCCGACACACCGATCATGATAGACGTAACCTCGACGGACGTCTGGCACACGTTCGGGATATCGGAACTCAGGGTGAAAGCGGACGCTATACCCGGTGAAAGCGACGAAACCTGGTTCGTCGCCGAAGAGCCCGGCACGTACACGGCCGAGTGTTTCGAACTGTGTGGCCCCGGACACAGCGACATGGAGTCACCCGTTGAGGTAATGTCACAGGACGAGTACGATCAGTGGGTCGACGACCAGCTGACGATGACGATCACGCTCGAGGACGAAGGCGAAGAGCGGATCACGGACGGCTTCGAACTCGCACTCGAACACCAGGACAACGACGAGTTCGACGAGGACTACAGCTTCACCTACTCGGACGACGAGTTCGAAAACGGCTCGATCACGATCGACGAGATCGAGCAGGGTGGTCCGTACGACGTAGCGATTACGTTCGAGGACGACGAGTACGAAGACATCGAGGACACGATCAGCTTCACCGAACCGGTCGACGAGACCTACACCGTCGAGGGACCGGAGGATGACGACGAAGACGAGGAAGCTGACGACGAAAACAACGATACCGACGATGACGAAGAAACGAACGACGATACGACCGACGAGGACGGAGGTGACGACGAATGA
- a CDS encoding cytochrome C oxidase subunit IV family protein — MADVRTYALIYVVLLVLGTGKFVFFTFDFAYATAMGATILLAIAKAGLIAGYYQHLIEEPRAVSYMMGVALFMVFLLTVAAGYSIQ, encoded by the coding sequence ATGGCTGACGTTCGAACCTACGCCCTGATCTACGTCGTACTGCTGGTACTGGGTACGGGCAAGTTCGTGTTTTTCACGTTCGACTTCGCGTACGCCACCGCGATGGGTGCAACCATACTGCTGGCGATCGCCAAGGCGGGACTGATCGCCGGTTACTACCAGCACCTGATCGAAGAACCGAGAGCGGTCTCCTACATGATGGGGGTCGCGCTGTTCATGGTGTTCCTGCTTACCGTCGCGGCAGGATACTCGATCCAGTAA
- a CDS encoding cbb3-type cytochrome c oxidase subunit I, producing the protein MSDLPPMTSVKRWLVTTNHKDVGILYMVTSLFFLLLGGVMALAFRAHLWETGGAGLLDGTQFNQAVTTHGLLMVFWFLSPIATGFANYLVPLQIGADDLAFPRLNALSYWFYLASGILIALSFFQGGAFAGGWTMYAPLNVPTYTPAMQATTGGNTTILALALFVISVTIGTVNFLVTIHRSRAEGLGLWNMPLFTWSWLLTVWMMLFAFAALLAAGLLLLSDRLFLTQYFATDQGSGLLWAHLFWFFGHPEVYIVFFPALGIMFEVFQTFTGRRLVGRKWVIIAMVLVALQSFLVWMHHMFLTTINLEIKTLMMATTIGISLPFDLMVFALIYTMVKGRVRFTTPFLFALGALVLFILGGITGVFLGAVVLDYEFRGTYWVVAHFHYVMVSGVTALVGGLYYWWPKISGKMYSETLGKLNFAVYFIGFNLLYFPQFLAWETPRRVFHFAGEMTFYHRLSTVGAFIFGASFLIMFYTFAKSWVSGPDAPDNPWEYSRTAEWAIPSPPPLENWSGRPSYASGRLEFVDDTQAATDGGVAQATDVHEEEHADHASIWPFGIGVGMFVFFLGLSGITPYMESFAEARGHSLVGTAAEPNIIYPVVTVLGVAILGYTLFKFGVEEFNVPQPTVAESWPFDGVGNTKLGVWVFLASDVVVFGAIIGGFIFLRLHMGWGNWETIPFASWPGLLNTYVLLTSSFTVILALVFAERKNKRGMLGAMLATLLLALTFMGVKAYEYWYKFSIGEYWWTSIEHSVYFVTTGLHALHVILGVLIAVFMIYRIVSVDAYLEDHRPVEFFGLYWHFVDIVWVFLFPLFYLM; encoded by the coding sequence ATGAGTGATCTTCCACCGATGACCTCGGTCAAGCGCTGGCTCGTCACGACCAACCACAAGGACGTCGGCATCCTGTATATGGTGACGTCGCTGTTCTTCCTGCTGCTCGGGGGCGTCATGGCGCTTGCGTTCCGCGCTCATCTGTGGGAAACGGGTGGAGCCGGCCTGCTCGACGGGACTCAGTTCAACCAAGCCGTCACGACACACGGGCTGTTGATGGTGTTCTGGTTCCTCTCGCCGATCGCAACCGGGTTCGCGAACTACCTCGTTCCGCTCCAGATCGGAGCGGACGACCTCGCGTTCCCCCGGCTGAACGCCCTGAGCTACTGGTTCTACCTGGCTTCGGGGATCCTGATCGCCCTTTCGTTCTTCCAGGGTGGCGCCTTCGCCGGCGGGTGGACGATGTACGCACCGCTGAACGTACCGACCTATACACCCGCGATGCAGGCGACGACTGGCGGTAATACGACAATTCTCGCGCTTGCGCTGTTCGTCATCTCGGTTACGATCGGGACGGTGAACTTCCTCGTGACCATCCACCGGTCTCGAGCCGAGGGCCTCGGCCTCTGGAACATGCCGCTTTTCACCTGGTCGTGGCTGCTCACCGTCTGGATGATGCTGTTCGCGTTCGCGGCGCTGCTTGCGGCAGGACTGCTGTTGCTGTCCGACCGACTGTTCCTGACGCAGTACTTCGCGACGGACCAGGGGTCGGGCCTGCTGTGGGCACACCTGTTCTGGTTCTTCGGTCACCCCGAGGTGTACATCGTCTTCTTCCCCGCGCTGGGGATCATGTTCGAGGTGTTCCAGACGTTCACCGGTCGGCGACTGGTCGGCCGAAAGTGGGTCATCATCGCGATGGTTCTGGTGGCGCTCCAGTCGTTCCTCGTCTGGATGCACCACATGTTCCTGACGACGATCAACTTGGAGATCAAGACGCTGATGATGGCGACAACCATCGGGATTTCGTTACCATTCGACCTGATGGTCTTCGCGCTGATCTACACGATGGTCAAGGGACGGGTCCGGTTTACGACGCCGTTCCTGTTCGCACTGGGTGCGCTCGTGCTGTTCATCCTCGGCGGCATCACCGGGGTCTTCCTCGGTGCCGTCGTGCTCGACTACGAGTTCCGTGGCACCTACTGGGTCGTCGCTCACTTCCACTACGTGATGGTCTCGGGCGTCACTGCCCTGGTCGGCGGCCTCTACTACTGGTGGCCCAAGATCAGCGGCAAGATGTACTCCGAGACGCTCGGAAAGCTCAACTTCGCCGTCTACTTCATCGGCTTCAACCTGCTGTACTTCCCACAGTTCCTCGCCTGGGAGACGCCACGCCGCGTCTTCCACTTCGCCGGCGAAATGACGTTCTACCACCGGCTTTCGACGGTCGGCGCCTTCATCTTCGGGGCGTCGTTCCTGATCATGTTCTACACGTTCGCCAAGAGCTGGGTCTCCGGTCCTGACGCACCGGACAACCCGTGGGAGTACTCCCGCACGGCCGAATGGGCGATTCCGTCGCCCCCGCCGCTCGAGAACTGGAGCGGTCGGCCAAGCTACGCCAGCGGTCGCCTCGAGTTCGTCGACGACACGCAGGCTGCGACCGACGGTGGCGTCGCACAGGCGACGGACGTCCACGAGGAGGAACACGCCGATCACGCGAGCATCTGGCCGTTCGGCATCGGTGTCGGCATGTTCGTGTTCTTCCTCGGACTGTCCGGCATTACGCCGTACATGGAGTCGTTCGCCGAAGCACGCGGCCACTCGCTGGTCGGGACTGCTGCCGAGCCGAACATCATCTATCCAGTGGTGACCGTCCTCGGGGTAGCGATCCTCGGGTACACGCTGTTCAAGTTCGGCGTCGAGGAGTTCAACGTCCCACAGCCTACTGTCGCCGAGAGCTGGCCGTTCGACGGCGTCGGCAACACGAAACTCGGCGTCTGGGTGTTCCTCGCCTCTGACGTCGTCGTCTTCGGTGCCATCATCGGCGGCTTCATCTTCCTGCGCCTGCACATGGGCTGGGGTAACTGGGAGACGATTCCGTTCGCCTCCTGGCCCGGGCTGCTCAACACCTACGTCCTGCTGACCTCGAGCTTCACGGTCATCCTGGCGCTGGTGTTTGCCGAGCGCAAGAACAAGCGAGGAATGCTCGGAGCGATGCTCGCGACGCTGCTGCTCGCGCTGACGTTCATGGGCGTCAAGGCCTACGAGTACTGGTACAAGTTCTCGATCGGCGAGTACTGGTGGACCAGTATCGAACACTCGGTCTACTTCGTGACCACCGGTCTGCACGCCCTGCACGTGATCCTCGGCGTCCTCATCGCCGTGTTCATGATCTACCGGATCGTGAGCGTCGATGCATACCTCGAGGACCACCGACCAGTCGAGTTCTTCGGACTCTACTGGCACTTCGTCGACATCGTGTGGGTGTTCCTGTTCCCGCTGTTCTACCTGATGTAG
- a CDS encoding adenylate kinase, giving the protein MAQPHILILGAPGAGKGTQSAKITEEFDVDHVTTGDALRANKDMDISDMDTEYDTPREYMDQGELVPDEVVNAIVDEALSQADGYVLDGYPRNLEQAEELEDMTDLDVVLYLDVSEEELVHRLTGRRLDPETDEIYHLEYNPPEDPEVEERLVQRDDDTEETVKERLRVFRENTEPVIEYYEEQGDLERVDGEQAPDEVWEDVTATIQDAL; this is encoded by the coding sequence ATGGCACAGCCACACATCCTGATCCTCGGGGCACCCGGGGCAGGAAAGGGGACCCAGAGCGCGAAGATCACCGAGGAGTTCGACGTCGACCACGTCACGACCGGTGACGCGCTCCGTGCGAACAAGGACATGGACATCTCCGACATGGACACGGAGTACGACACGCCACGGGAGTACATGGACCAGGGCGAACTCGTCCCCGACGAGGTCGTCAACGCCATCGTCGACGAGGCACTCTCTCAGGCCGACGGCTACGTGCTCGATGGCTATCCGCGGAACCTGGAGCAGGCCGAAGAACTCGAGGACATGACCGACCTCGACGTCGTCCTCTATCTCGACGTCAGCGAGGAAGAACTCGTTCACCGGCTGACCGGCCGCCGACTCGACCCCGAGACCGACGAGATCTACCACCTCGAGTACAACCCACCGGAGGATCCCGAGGTCGAGGAACGACTCGTCCAGCGCGACGACGACACCGAAGAGACCGTCAAGGAACGGCTGCGCGTCTTCCGGGAGAACACCGAACCGGTCATCGAGTACTACGAAGAACAGGGCGACCTCGAGCGTGTCGACGGCGAACAGGCGCCCGACGAGGTCTGGGAGGACGTGACGGCGACGATTCAGGACGCCCTCTAA
- a CDS encoding DUF4336 domain-containing protein yields the protein MLERLGDRFWTHEEPLEFYGVELGRIMSVMRLSSGGLFVQSPAELTPELKAALDDLGEVRFVAPASKLHGHLYMEQYRAAYPDVELLAAPGLAPRRPDLRFDGLLGDVPDPRWAADLDQVVIDGHRWLSEIAFFHRPSKTVVLGDVGFHIDRTSPLKTRLVARLLRIYERVGPPIEFRLTIANEETFRRSIQDVLAWDFDRLVPGHGRIVESNAKRAVLEGYDWLLED from the coding sequence ATGCTCGAACGATTAGGCGACCGCTTCTGGACGCACGAGGAACCGCTCGAGTTCTACGGCGTCGAACTCGGACGTATCATGTCGGTCATGCGGCTCTCGAGTGGCGGGTTGTTCGTCCAGTCGCCGGCCGAACTGACCCCGGAACTGAAAGCCGCGCTAGACGACCTCGGCGAGGTCCGGTTCGTCGCTCCGGCGAGCAAACTTCACGGCCACCTGTACATGGAACAGTACCGAGCGGCCTACCCCGACGTGGAGCTACTCGCAGCGCCAGGACTCGCGCCACGGCGACCGGACCTGCGGTTCGACGGACTCCTGGGAGACGTGCCAGATCCACGGTGGGCAGCCGACCTCGATCAGGTCGTGATCGACGGTCACCGGTGGCTCTCCGAAATCGCGTTCTTCCACCGGCCGAGCAAAACGGTCGTTCTGGGCGACGTCGGCTTTCACATCGACCGAACCAGTCCGCTGAAAACGCGTCTCGTGGCACGGCTCCTTCGAATCTACGAGCGAGTCGGACCGCCGATCGAGTTTCGGCTCACGATCGCCAACGAGGAAACCTTTCGTCGGTCGATCCAGGACGTCCTCGCGTGGGATTTCGACCGGCTCGTCCCGGGACACGGTCGAATCGTCGAATCGAACGCGAAACGGGCCGTACTCGAGGGGTACGACTGGCTTCTCGAAGATTAG
- a CDS encoding methionine adenosyltransferase — MSERNIRVEPIDRQAVEDQEVEIVERKGIGHPDSICDGVAESVASALAQAYLDRVGKVLHFNTDETQLVAGEAAPAFGGGEVVDPIYLLIVGRATKHYEGQTIPTERIALTAAREYLEETIPQLEVGEDIIVDVKLGEGSGDLQEVFGEDEVSVPMANDTSFGVGHAPLTETEQIVSEAESRLNGEFADENPYLGPDVKIMGKREGDEIDVTVAAAMIDEYVPDMDAYEDAVESVREFVEEVANEHTDRDVTVHVNTADDYDEGSIYLTVTGTSAEQGDDGSVGRGNRANGLITPNRSMSMEATSGKNPVNHIGKIYNLLSTEIAESVVDEVDGIRDLRVRLLSQIGRPIDEPHVADVHVVTDDGVTLEDVQDEVEAIVDRELADVTEITRRVIDGELSTF, encoded by the coding sequence ATGAGCGAGCGGAACATCCGAGTCGAGCCGATCGACCGGCAGGCAGTCGAAGATCAAGAAGTAGAAATCGTCGAGCGAAAGGGGATCGGTCATCCCGACTCGATCTGTGACGGCGTCGCCGAGAGCGTCGCCAGCGCACTGGCACAGGCGTACCTCGACCGGGTCGGGAAGGTCCTTCACTTCAACACCGACGAGACCCAGCTGGTCGCAGGCGAGGCTGCACCCGCGTTCGGCGGCGGCGAAGTCGTCGACCCGATCTACCTGCTGATCGTCGGCCGTGCGACCAAACACTACGAGGGCCAGACGATTCCGACCGAACGCATCGCCCTCACCGCCGCGCGCGAGTATCTCGAGGAGACGATCCCGCAACTCGAGGTCGGCGAGGACATCATCGTCGACGTGAAACTCGGCGAGGGAAGCGGCGACCTGCAGGAGGTCTTCGGCGAGGACGAGGTCTCGGTCCCGATGGCGAACGACACGAGTTTCGGCGTCGGCCACGCGCCCCTGACCGAGACCGAACAGATCGTCTCCGAGGCTGAGTCGCGGCTCAACGGCGAGTTTGCCGACGAGAACCCGTACCTCGGCCCTGACGTGAAGATCATGGGCAAACGCGAGGGCGACGAGATCGACGTCACCGTCGCGGCGGCGATGATCGACGAGTACGTCCCGGACATGGACGCCTACGAGGACGCCGTCGAGTCGGTCCGCGAGTTCGTCGAGGAGGTCGCGAACGAACACACCGACCGCGACGTGACCGTCCACGTCAACACTGCCGACGACTACGACGAGGGTTCGATCTATCTCACCGTCACCGGCACTTCCGCCGAGCAGGGTGACGACGGCTCCGTCGGCCGGGGCAACCGTGCGAACGGACTCATCACGCCGAACCGATCGATGTCGATGGAGGCGACCAGCGGCAAGAACCCGGTCAACCACATCGGGAAGATCTACAACCTCCTCTCGACCGAAATCGCCGAGTCCGTCGTCGACGAGGTCGACGGCATCCGCGACCTGCGCGTGCGTCTGCTCTCCCAGATCGGCCGCCCGATCGACGAGCCACACGTCGCCGACGTTCACGTCGTCACCGACGACGGCGTCACCCTCGAGGACGTCCAGGACGAGGTCGAAGCGATCGTCGATCGCGAACTCGCCGACGTCACGGAGATCACCCGGCGCGTGATCGACGGCGAACTCTCGACGTTCTAA